The following coding sequences are from one Culex quinquefasciatus strain JHB chromosome 1, VPISU_Cqui_1.0_pri_paternal, whole genome shotgun sequence window:
- the LOC6038421 gene encoding protein sidekick isoform X2, with amino-acid sequence MEAHERLGHPAAMLEEGEVRGATATGKGRRSGNSCSSSSSNSTRAVIMRRTGRRPRSLMGAARLSAGLAFVAIVALLGGTPSVFAEPQMQAPRFTTQPSSSGSMVNEGRTKILQCHALGYPQPMYRWLKNGVPVGDFDTSQYLKIQSTTREDAGSYQCLAKNDAGTIFSEKIDVVVAYMGIFEDLTEQVVSVQSGYPAILNLSRIESVPAPSVTWQTEDGPLNYDIKYATTASNQLIILSVDENDMKSYQARAINTQIGKEEISALIRVNVTEGSYGEVAPEIIVEPKSIKVVRGEQTVQLECIANARPLHELETIWLKDGIPVENAGISYAHTDPWNRTLALLYVNLTHTGQYTCQVQMRTGGHPTVHSVATVTVQEPPSFFTPFRTETLGEYGSKTVLPCDVIGEPVPYVTWFRNAEGLDLSTDRYQVQDDHSLVIKKLSMEDSAMFQCLASNEAGEKSSYTWLKVKTSVPILEMSPTNQTVLDGKDATMHCRAVGAPTPNITWVFNESQGIELSGRIQILDSGDLLISNVRESDTGLYTCIRANEAGVVTGEAHLGVMVRTQIVQPPADTTVLLGHTAALQCKVSSDPTVPFNIDWYREPQYVTPNPVTATHVTTLPSPRRQPIKNSQRIAVKADGTLEIIEVRPSDVGQYSCIVTSPGGNETRSARLSVVELPFAPTNAKAVRLNTATHRAINVSWTPGFDGNSPVLKFIIQRREVPELGPLPDPLLNWVTELSNVSAGSRWVLLTNLKAATAYQFRVSAVNRVGEGSPSDPSNVIKLPQEAPSGPPVGFVGSARSSSEIITQWQPPLEEHRNGQILGYIIRYRLFGYNASPWNARNITNEAQRNYLIQELITWKDYIVQIAAYNNMGVGVYTEGAKIKTKEGVPEAPPTNVRVQALNSTAIRVWWKPPNPQQINGINQGYKIQAWKYEIYDGEEHEMEAKTVTVPPSLLDPLAEQDTVMAGLDKFESYNITVLCFTDPGDGERSYPIEVKTKEDVPDEVGSLQFDDVSDREVKVMWTPPKQINGILTGYQVRYMIKDRTDTMKSFNLSADTTSLKVVNLIATTHYWFEVTASTSMGSGLPRTATIQSGVEPVLPNPPYQLALSNIEAFSVVIQFTPGFDGNSSITKWTVEGQTARNLTWFTVYEVHDPDAFTLTVTGLTPFTPYRLRIIAWNVVGPSEPSEPTKDFQTIQARPMHPPLNVTVRAMSATELRVRWIPLQQTEWFGNPRGYNITYRNVNEKSQVAPYSVVIEDPTANSHVLDNLEEWSVYEIFMRSVNEVGQSADSPHAFERTREAVPSFGPLGVEANATSSTTIVVKWNEVPKEHRNGQIDGYKVFYGSAGRTQVLHKTIPNNSTHTTTLTELKKFVQYDIQVLAYTRLGDGMLSTPPVRVQTFEDTPGAPSNVSFPDVSFSMARIIWDVPEEPNGEILAYKVTYLLNGSMSLNFSREFPPSDRTFRATQLLAERYYLFSVTAQTRLGWGKTAAVLVYTTNNREIPQGPSSPQISRSQVQAEQITFSWTPGRDGFAPLRYYTVQFRENEGPWTVIPERVDPSITSYTALGLKPHTLYQFRIQATNDIGPSAFSKESIEVRTLPAAPSEGITGLKVVPITTTSVRVQWRSLPKNMWNGDAATGGYRILYQPVSDFPSTLQSTPKQDVMGVEQESAILKDLTQDRNYEIIVQPFNSQGSGPPTPPVAVYVGEAVPTGEPRGIDGAPVSSTEVRLRWKAPQQSMQNGELLGYKIFYLVTDSPQELEEGRKHEEEIEVVPASYTSHSLVFLDKYTEYRIQILAFNPAGDGPRSAPITVKTLQGLPGPPSSLSFSDITMNSLKVSWDPPRKRNGEILGYIVTYETTEDNEKFSKQVKQKVSGTSLIIQNLEEEVTYTFTVRAQTIDYGPALSGNVTTGPQEGSPVSPRDLLLSKSQAAVDMSWLNGPSGKGPILGYYIETKKRDDSRWETVARTTNGPIQEFTVSFQSLLPSTAYKFRVIAYNRYGISCPVYSDDAILTPSKLYLEYGYLQQKPFYRQTWFMVALAATSIIIIIMVIAVLCVKSKSYKYKQEAQKTLEESMAMSIDERQELALELYRSRHGVTSQNGTLNGTSTLGRRTGTILGGSRKPQTSAAAAASLGKSPPRPSPASVAYHSDEESLKCYDENPDDSSVTEKPSEVSSSDSQASESENESVRSDPHSFVNHYANVNDSLRQSWKRQKPVRNYSSYTDSEPEGSAVMSLNGGQIIMNNMARSRAPLPGFSSFV; translated from the exons GTTATCCGCAGCCAATGTACCGGTGGCTGAAGAACGGTGTCCCGGTGGGGGACTTTGACACCAGTCAGTATTTGAAGATCCAGAGTACGACCCGGGAGGACGCCGGATCGTACCAGTGTTTGGCGAAGAACGACGCCGGGACGATCTTCAGCGAGAAGATTGACGTCGTGGTGGCAT ACATGGGCATCTTCGAGGACCTCACCGAGCAGGTCGTGTCGGTGCAGTCGGGCTACCCGGCGATCCTGAACCTGTCCCGGATCGAGTCCGTGCCGGCCCCCTCGGTGACGTGGCAAACGGAGGACGGTCCGCTGAACTACGACATCAAGTACGCAACGACGGCGAGCAACCAGCTGATCATTCTGAGCGTGGACGAGAACGACATGAAGAGCTACCAGGCGAGGGCGATCAACACCCAGATCGGAAAGGAGGAGATCAGCGCGTTGATCAGGGTTAACGTTACGGAGGGTTCGTACGGGGAGGTCGCGCCGGAGATTATCGTCGAGCCGAAGAGTATCAAGGTGGTGCGGGGTGAGCAGACGGTGCAGCTGGAGTGCATTGCCAATGCGAGGCCACTGCACGAGCTGGAGACGATCTGGTTGAAGGACGGGATTCCGGTGGAGAACGCGGGGATTTCGTACGCCCATACGGATCCGTGGAATAGGACGTTGGCGCTGTTGTACGTGAACTTGACGCATACCGGGCAGTATACCTGTCAGGTGCAGATGAGAACCGGAGGACATCCGACGGTGCACTCGGTGGCGACGGTGACCGTGCAGGAACCTCCGTCGTTCTTCACGCCGTTCCGGACGGAAACCCTGGGGGAGTATGGATCGAAGACGGTGCTACCGTGCGACGTGATTGGGGAACCGGTGCCGTACGTGACCTGGTTCCGGAACGCCGAAGGCCTGGATCTTTCAACGGATCGCTACCAGGTGCAGGACGATCACTCGCTGGTGATCAAGAAGCTCAGCATGGAGGACTCCGCCATGTTCCAGTGCTTGGCGAGCAACGAAGCTGGTGAAAAGTCCAGCTACACCTGGTTGAAGGTCAAAA CTTCCGTTCCGATCTTGGAGATGAGTCCGACCAACCAAACCGTCCTGGACGGCAAGGACGCCACGATGCACTGCCGAGCCGTGGGCGCTCCGACGCCGAACATCACCTGGGTCTTCAACG AATCACAAGGTATCGAACTGTCCGGCCGGATCCAGATCCTGGACTCGGGCGATCTGCTGATCTCGAACGTGCGCGAGTCCGACACCGGTCTGTACACCTGCATCCGGGCCAATGAAGCCGGAGTCGTTACCGGAGAGGCCCACCTGGGCGTCATGG ttcgaacgcAGATCGTGCAACCTCCGGCGGACACGACGGTGCTGCTCGGTCACACCGCAGCGCTCCAGTGCAAGGTCTCGTCGGATCCGACCGTCCCGTTCAACATCGACTGGTACCGGGAGCCACAGTACGTTACCCCTAACCCCGTAACAGCCACCCATGTAACGACCTTGCCCTCCCCCAGGCGTCAACCGATCAAGAACAGCCAGCGGATCGCCGTCAAGGCGGACGGAACGCTGGAGATCATCGAGGTGCGGCCCTCGGACGTCGGCCAGTACTCGTGCATCGTTACGTCGCCCGGCGGTAACGAGACGCGATCGGCACGGCTGAGCGTGGTGGAACTCCCGTTTGCTCCTACGAACGCCAAAGCGGTCCGGCTGAACACCGCTACCCACCGAGCGATCAACGTTTCCTGGACGCCCGGCTTCGACGGGAACAGCCCCGTCCTCAAGTTCATCATCCAGCGGCGAGAAGTCCCGGAACTGG GTCCCCTACCAGACCCCCTGCTCAACTGGGTCACCGAGCTGAGCAACGTGTCCGCTGGGTCCCGCTGGGTCCTTCTCACCAACCTGAAAGCGGCCACCGCGTACCAGTTCCGCGTGAGCGCGGTCAACCGCGTCGGCGAAGGTTCCCCGTCCGATCCGAGCAACGTGATCAAGCTTCCGCAGGAAG CCCCGTCCGGTCCCCCGGTGGGATTCGTCGGGTCCGCCCGGTCCTCGTCGGAGATCATCACCCAGTGGCAACCGCCGCTGGAGGAACACCGCAACGGTCAGATCCTCGGCTATATCATCCGGTATCGGCTGTTCGGGTACAACGCCAGCCCGTGGAACGCCCGCAACATCACGAACGAAGCCCAGCGCAACTACCTGATCCAGGAGCTGATCACGTGGAAGGATTACATCGTGCAGATCGCCGCGTACAACAACATGGGCGTCGGGGTTTACACCGAGGGGGCGAAGATCAAGACGAAGGAGGGCGTGCCGGAAGCGCCGCCGACGAACGTGCGAGTTCAGGCGTTGAACTCGACGGCGATTCGGGTGTGGTGGAAGCCGCCGAATCCGCAGCAGATCAACGGGATCAACCAGGGGTACAAGATTCAGGCTTGGAAGTACGAGATCTACGATGGGGAGGAGCACGAGATGGAGGCCAAGACGGTGACGGTTCCGCCGAGCTTGCTGGATCCGCTGGCGGAGCAGGACACGGTCATGGCCGGGCTGGACAAGTTTGAGTCGTATAATATTACGGTGCTGTGCTTTACGGATCCTGGAGATGGTGAGCGGAGCTACCCGATCGAGGTCAAGACCAAAGAGGACGTTCCGGACGAGGTGGGATCGCTGCAGTTTGACGACGTGTCCGATCGTGAGGTGAAGGTCATGTGGACGCCGCCCAAGCAGATCAACGGGATCCTTACTGGGTACCAGGTCAGGTATATGATCAAGGATCGCACGGATACGATGAAGAGTTTCAATCTGAGTGCGGATACGACGAGCTTGAAGGTTGTTAACTTGATCGCGACGACGCACTACTGGTTCGAGGTGACGGCGTCGACTTCGATGGGCTCTGGATTGCCGAGGACGGCTACCATTCAATCCGGGGTGGAGCCAGTTCTTCCGAATCCCCCGTACCAGCTCGCTTTGTCCAACATTGAAGCCTTCTCGGTGGTCATTCAGTTCACCCCAGGCTTCGACGGTAACTCCTCGATCACCAAGTGGACCGTTGAGGGTCAAACGGCTCGCAACCTGACGTGGTTCACCGTGTACGAAGTACACGATCCTGACGCGTTCACCCTAACCGTAACCGGACTCACCCCGTTCACTCCGTACCGCCTCCGGATCATCGCGTGGAACGTGGTCGGTCCTTCGGAACCCTCCGAACCCACCAAAGACTTCCAGACGATCCAGGCTCGGCCGATGCACCCCCCGCTGAACGTTACCGTGCGAGCGATGAGCGCGACGGAGTTGCGCGTCCGCTGGATCCCGCTGCAGCAAACCGAGTGGTTCGGGAACCCCCGCGGGTACAACATAACCTACCGCAACGTCAACGAAAAGTCCCAGGTCGCGCCGTACAGCGTGGTGATCGAGGATCCGACCGCGAACTCGCACGTGCTGGACAACCTGGAGGAGTGGTCCGTGTACGAGATCTTTATGCGATCGGTGAACGAGGTCGGCCAGTCGGCGGATAGTCCGCACGCGTTCGAGCGGACCCGGGAAGCGGTTCCGTCGTTTGGTCCGCTCGGGGTGGAAGCGAACGCGACCTCGTCTACGACGATCGTGGTCAAGTGGAACGAGGTGCCGAAGGAACACCGGAACGGGCAGATCGATGGGTACAAGGTGTTTTACGGGTCGGCGGGGAGGACGCAGGTTCTGCACAAGACCATTCCGAACAACTCGACCCACACGACGACGCTGACGGAGCTGAAGAAGTTTGTGCAGTACGACATTCAGGTGTTGGCGTATACGAGGTTGGGCGATGGAATGCTGAGTACGCCTCCGGTGAGGGTGCAGACGTTCGAGGACACGCCGGGAGCGCCGTCCAATGTTTCGTTCCCGGACGTTTCGTTCAGTATGGCGAGGATCATTTGGGACGTTCCGGAGGAGCCCAATGGGGAGATCTTGGCGTACAAGGTCACCTATTTGCTCAACGGATCGATGAGTTTGAACTTTAGCCGGGAGTTCCCGCCGTCGGATCGGACCTTCCGGGCGACGCAACTTCTTGCGGAACGGTACTACCTGTTCAGCGTTACGGCGCAGACGAGACTAGGTTGGGGCAAGACCGCGGCCGTACTTGTCTACACGACAAACAACCGGGAGATCCCGCAAGGGCCCTCGTCACCTCAGATATCAAGATCCCAGGTACAAGCCGAGCAGATCACGTTCAGCTGGACTCCCGGTCGGGATGGGTTCGCCCCTCTTCGGTACTACACGGTGCAGTTCCGGGAGAATGAAGGCCCCTGGACAGTGATTCCGGAACGGGTGGATCCATCGATTACTTCCTACACGGCGCTAGGACTAAAGCCGCACACGCTCTACCAGTTCCGGATACAAGCGACCAACGACATCGGACCTTCCGCCTTCAGCAAGGAAAGCATTGAGGTTAGGACCCTTCCCGCTGCACCTTCGGAAGGAATCACCGGGTTGAAGGTCGTCCCGATAACCACGACCAGCGTGCGCGTTCAGTGGCGATCACTGCCCAAAAACATGTGGAACGGGGACGCCGCTACCGGAGGCTACCGAATCCTCTACCAACCAGTATCCGACTTCCCATCAACGCTCCAAAGCACTCCCAAACAAGACGTGATGGGCGTGGAGCAGGAGTCGGCGATCCTGAAAGATCTCACCCAGGACCGCAACTACGAGATCATCGTGCAACCCTTCAACTCGCAAGGTTCCGGACCGCCGACACCGCCAGTCGCCGTCTACGTCGGGGAAGCCGTCCCAACCGGGGAACCCCGCGGAATAGACGGAGCTCCGGTGAGTTCCACCGAAGTCCGACTCCGCTGGAAGGCGCCCCAGCAGAGCATGCAGAACGGCGAGCTGCTCGGGTACAAAATCTTCTACCTGGTCACCGATTCCCCCCAGGAGCTGGAAGAAGGCCGCAAGCACGAGGAGGAGATCGAGGTCGTGCCGGCTTCGTACACCTCGCACAGTCTCGTCTTCCTGGACAAGTACACCGAGTATCGGATCCAGATCCTGGCGTTCAATCCTGCCGGGGATGGACCCCGGTCGGCGCCGATCACGGTCAAGACGCTGCAGGGGCTGCCGGGACCGCCGAGCAGCCTGTCCTTCTCGGATATCACAATGAACAGCCTGAAGGTTAGCTGGGATCCGCCGAGGAAGCGGAACGGGGAGATCCTGGGGTACATCGTGACGTACGAGACCACCGAGGATAATGAGA AATTCAGCAAACAGGTCAAACAAAAGGTCTCCGGAACGTCCCTCATCATCCAGAACCTCGAAGAGGAGGTCACCTACACCTTCACGGTGCGCGCCCAAACCATCGACTATGGGCCGGCCCTAAGCGGGAACGTGACCACCGGACCGCAGGAGGGTTCTCCGGTGTCGCCGCGGGATCTGCTCCTCTCCAAGTCGCAGGCCGCCGTCGACATGTCCTGGCTGAACGGACCCTCCGGCAAGGGACCGATCCTGGGCTACTACATCGAAACCAAGAAGCGCG acgATTCCCGGTGGGAGACGGTCGCCCGAACCACCAACGGTCCCATCCAGGAGTTCACCGTCAGCTTCCAGAGCTTGCTGCCCTCGACGGCGTACAAATTCCGCGTGATCGCGTACAACCGGTACGGCATCAGCTGTCCGGTGTACTCGGACGACGCGATCCTGACGCCGTCGAAGCTGTACCTCGAGTACGGATACCTGCAGCAGAAGCCGTTCTACCGGCAGACCTGGTTCATGGTGGCGCTGGCCGCCACTtcgatcatcatcatcatcatggtCATTGCGGTGCTGTGCGTCAAGAGCAAGAGTTACAAGTATAAGC AGGAAGCTCAAAAGACCCTGGAGGAATCGATGGCGATGTCGATCGACGAGCGGCAAGAGCTGGCGCTGGAACTGTACCGATCGCGGCACGGCGTAACGAGCCAGAACGGAACGTTGAATGGGACGAGCACGCTGGGCAGGAGGACGGGAACGATTCTGGGGGGAAGCAGAAAGCCGCAGacgtcggcggcggcggccgctTCGCTGGGGAAGAGTCCGCCGCGGCCATCGCCGGCGTCGGTGGCGTACCACAGCGACGAGGAGAGCCTGAAGTGCTACGACGAGAATCCGGACGACAGCAGCGTGACGGAGAAGCCGTCGGAAGTGAGCTCGAGTGATTCGCAG GCCTCCGAAAGCGAGAACGAGAGCGTTCGCTCGGACCCCCATTCCTTCGTGAACCACTACGCCAACGTGAACGACTCGCTGCGGCAGTCCTGGAAGCGCCAGAAGCCCGTCCGCAACTACTCGAGCTACACGGACTCGGAGCCCGAGGGAAGTGCCGTCATGTCCCTGAACGGGGGCCAGATCATCATGAACAATATGGCCCGGTCGCGGGCTCCGCTGCCCGGCTTCAGCTCCTTCGTATGA